One genomic window of Staphylococcus hsinchuensis includes the following:
- the mfd gene encoding transcription-repair coupling factor: MKSIITELINEDNRYQELDQVFGHKNVLVSGLSSSAKATILSEKYLNSSEQLLVVTNNMYQADKLESDIQQYVDNDQIYKYPMQDIMTEEFSTQSPQFMSERVRTLTALAQGMRGLFIVPLNGFKKWLTPVDIWKSHQLTLSLGDDIDVDELLNKLVSMGYRRESVVSHIGEFSLRGGIIDIYPLIGDPVRIELFDTEVDSIRQFDVETQRSEQNIEQVNITTAIDYIITDEVIARTKKYLKEAYETTRPKIDKSVRNDLKETYESFQLFESDMFDHQVLRRLIVFMYDQPATIMDYFNDDAIIAVDEYNRVKETESTLTTEVDEFIQNLIESGKGFIGQSFLQYDGFETLIKDRPVTYFTLFTATMSVQLDEIIKFSCKPVQQFYGQYDIMRSEFQRFVQNDYTVVVLAETELKKERIQSMLNEMHIPTFVDTVGDQNPEGSAIIVEGSLSEGFELPYMQLVVVTERELFKSKQKKKPKRQKTLTNAEKIKSYQDLKVGDYVVHVHHGVGRYLGVETLEVGGVHKDYIKLQYKGTDQLFVPVDQMDQVQKYVASEDKSPRLNKLGGSEWKKTKAKVQQSVEDIADELIALYKEREMSVGYKYGPDTAEQNDFELDFPYELTPDQDKSILEIKGDMEQQKPMDRLLCGDVGYGKTEVAVRAAFKAVMEGKQVAFLVPTTILAQQHYETLIERMQDFPIDVQLISRFKTPKEVKETKERLKSGEVDIIVGTHKLLGKDIKYKDLGLLIVDEEQRFGVRHKERIKALKTNVDVLTLTATPIPRTLHMSMLGVRDLSVIETPPENRFPVQTYVLEQNSNFIKESLERELSRDGQVFYLYNQVQSIYEKREQLQMLMPDASIAVAHGQMTERDLEETMLGFINHEFDILVTTTIIETGVDVPNANTLIIENADRFGLSQLYQLRGRVGRSSRIGYAYFLHPMNKVLTETAEERLQAIKEFTELGSGFKIAMRDLNIRGAGNLLGKQQHGFIDSVGFDLYSQMLEEAVNEKRGITPEQDDALEVEIELNIDAYLPAQYIQNEQAKIEIYKKLRKIESLDQLMDIKDELIDRFNEYPPEVERLLDMMEVKVHALHAGVTLIKDKGKQIEIYLSEKGTQEVNGEALFKQTQPLVRSMKVGVQDGKMKVTLNKSGKWLDNLKFLAKSLEESMVIADEV, translated from the coding sequence TTGAAATCAATAATTACAGAATTAATAAACGAAGATAATCGTTATCAAGAACTAGATCAAGTATTCGGCCATAAGAACGTATTGGTAAGTGGCTTATCTTCTTCGGCGAAAGCAACAATACTTTCTGAAAAGTATTTAAACAGTTCAGAGCAATTATTAGTTGTTACAAATAATATGTATCAAGCCGACAAATTAGAAAGCGACATTCAACAATACGTAGACAACGATCAAATTTATAAATATCCAATGCAAGACATAATGACGGAAGAATTTTCCACACAAAGCCCTCAATTTATGAGCGAACGTGTACGTACTTTAACTGCACTGGCTCAAGGAATGAGAGGGTTGTTTATCGTACCGTTAAACGGGTTCAAGAAATGGTTAACCCCTGTAGATATTTGGAAATCACATCAACTCACTTTATCACTTGGAGATGATATTGACGTTGACGAATTATTAAATAAGTTAGTAAGTATGGGCTATCGAAGAGAAAGCGTAGTCTCTCATATCGGAGAATTCTCATTACGCGGGGGGATTATAGATATATACCCTCTCATCGGAGATCCAGTTAGAATTGAACTATTTGATACAGAAGTGGATTCTATTCGTCAATTCGATGTTGAGACACAACGTTCAGAACAAAATATTGAACAAGTTAATATAACAACTGCAATCGATTATATTATTACGGATGAAGTGATAGCACGCACTAAAAAGTATTTAAAAGAAGCGTATGAGACGACACGTCCGAAAATTGATAAATCAGTACGTAATGATTTAAAAGAAACGTATGAAAGCTTCCAACTGTTTGAATCAGATATGTTTGACCACCAAGTGTTACGTCGTTTAATTGTTTTTATGTATGATCAACCTGCTACAATCATGGATTATTTTAACGATGATGCGATTATTGCGGTGGATGAATATAACAGAGTTAAAGAAACAGAATCAACTTTAACTACAGAAGTAGATGAATTTATCCAAAACCTAATTGAAAGTGGTAAAGGCTTTATTGGGCAAAGTTTTTTACAATATGATGGTTTCGAAACATTAATAAAAGACCGTCCTGTAACGTATTTCACACTCTTTACAGCTACGATGTCCGTCCAATTAGATGAAATAATTAAATTTTCATGTAAGCCGGTTCAACAATTTTATGGCCAATATGATATTATGCGCTCAGAATTCCAGCGCTTCGTACAAAATGATTATACAGTTGTTGTACTAGCGGAGACAGAACTCAAGAAAGAACGAATCCAATCAATGTTGAATGAAATGCACATACCGACATTCGTTGATACAGTTGGGGATCAAAACCCTGAAGGTAGTGCTATTATCGTGGAAGGTAGTTTATCTGAAGGTTTTGAACTCCCTTATATGCAACTAGTAGTCGTGACTGAACGAGAACTTTTTAAATCTAAGCAGAAGAAAAAACCAAAACGTCAAAAAACGTTAACGAACGCAGAAAAAATCAAGTCTTATCAAGACCTTAAGGTTGGAGATTATGTCGTTCACGTACATCATGGTGTCGGACGCTATTTAGGTGTAGAAACGTTAGAAGTTGGTGGCGTACATAAAGATTACATTAAGTTGCAGTATAAAGGTACAGACCAATTATTTGTACCTGTAGATCAAATGGATCAAGTTCAAAAATATGTAGCCTCAGAAGATAAATCACCTAGGCTGAATAAGCTAGGCGGTAGTGAATGGAAGAAGACAAAAGCGAAAGTACAACAAAGTGTTGAAGATATCGCTGACGAACTTATTGCATTATATAAAGAACGTGAAATGTCAGTTGGTTATAAATACGGACCAGACACAGCTGAGCAAAATGACTTTGAGCTGGATTTCCCATATGAACTCACTCCAGACCAAGATAAATCAATCTTAGAAATTAAAGGTGACATGGAACAACAAAAACCGATGGACCGCTTATTATGTGGTGACGTGGGTTACGGTAAGACTGAAGTTGCGGTAAGAGCTGCATTTAAAGCAGTAATGGAAGGAAAACAAGTAGCGTTTCTAGTACCGACGACGATTTTAGCGCAACAACATTACGAAACTTTAATAGAACGTATGCAAGACTTTCCTATTGATGTGCAATTAATCAGTCGATTTAAGACACCGAAAGAGGTCAAAGAAACGAAAGAACGATTAAAATCTGGCGAAGTAGATATCATCGTAGGTACACATAAATTATTAGGTAAAGACATTAAATATAAAGATCTAGGCTTGTTAATTGTAGACGAAGAACAACGCTTTGGCGTCCGTCACAAAGAACGTATTAAAGCATTAAAGACTAACGTAGATGTCTTAACACTTACAGCCACACCGATACCACGTACGTTGCATATGAGTATGCTAGGTGTACGAGATTTATCAGTAATTGAAACACCTCCAGAAAATAGATTCCCGGTGCAAACTTACGTACTAGAACAAAATAGCAACTTTATCAAAGAATCATTAGAAAGAGAATTATCACGAGATGGTCAAGTGTTCTATCTATACAATCAAGTTCAATCAATATATGAGAAACGTGAACAGTTACAAATGTTGATGCCTGATGCTAGCATCGCAGTAGCTCACGGTCAAATGACTGAACGAGATTTAGAGGAAACAATGCTTGGGTTTATCAACCATGAATTTGATATTTTAGTGACGACTACGATTATCGAAACAGGCGTGGATGTACCAAATGCAAATACACTTATTATTGAAAATGCCGACCGCTTTGGACTAAGTCAGCTATATCAACTAAGAGGTCGTGTAGGACGTTCGAGTCGTATCGGTTATGCATATTTCTTACATCCAATGAATAAAGTGCTAACAGAAACTGCAGAAGAACGTTTACAAGCAATCAAAGAATTCACAGAACTTGGTTCAGGCTTTAAGATTGCGATGCGAGATTTAAATATTCGAGGTGCAGGTAATCTATTAGGTAAACAACAACACGGATTTATTGATTCAGTCGGCTTCGATTTATACTCTCAAATGCTTGAAGAAGCAGTAAACGAAAAACGAGGTATTACACCAGAACAAGACGATGCACTTGAAGTGGAAATAGAGCTGAATATCGATGCTTATCTACCAGCTCAATATATTCAAAATGAACAAGCGAAGATAGAAATTTACAAGAAACTGCGTAAGATTGAATCGCTTGACCAGTTGATGGATATCAAAGACGAACTTATTGATCGCTTTAATGAATATCCTCCTGAAGTTGAACGTTTACTCGATATGATGGAAGTGAAAGTTCACGCATTACATGCAGGAGTGACATTGATAAAAGACAAAGGTAAACAAATCGAAATTTACCTATCAGAAAAAGGTACTCAAGAAGTTAACGGTGAAGCGTTATTTAAACAAACACAACCCCTTGTTCGATCAATGAAAGTTGGGGTCCAAGATGGTAAAATGAAAGTGACGTTAAATAAGTCAGGCAAATGGTTAGATAACTTGAAATTCCTTGCGAAAAGTTTAGAAGAAAGCATGGTTATAGCTGATGAAGTCTAA
- a CDS encoding polysaccharide biosynthesis protein, with protein MKSKSQETPAFNGVIVLTIALVIVKVLSALYRVPYQNILGDAGLYAYQQIYPIVALGVILSMNAIPSAVTQTFASDTQHDRYSKLVVRLQLVGVCFFIIVLLAAKWIAMLMGDIQLTPMLRAASFSFLLVGLLGVYRGYYQSQHAMNTPAISQVIEQFVRVAIIMGAIIGFMSQHWTVYTAGTVAITGSAIGFLASTLFLMLRKPFKITMYSKQTSIEGRKFLLAVVIFAVSQLIVILWQVVDSFTVIHALKFSGLDLHQAMAQKGVYDRGASFIQMGLIVTTTFCFVLIPLLTEAIKSGESHLANHYANTSLKITVTFSVAAGIGLINLLPVMNAVFFKHDSLTVTLSVYMLTVICVSLIMLDIALLQVRERIRPIFIALAISIIAKTILNVALIPYIEMLGGSMSTVLSLVIFVTILHVSVVKIYQFQDIALFVAKLIGIMALLTIAVQVMLFIIPATGRLGGLIELLIAAIVGVLVVVFAIVKLSLLKNDELKHLPLGDKLYELKKGRQ; from the coding sequence ATGAAGTCTAAATCACAAGAAACGCCCGCATTCAATGGGGTTATTGTTTTAACCATAGCACTCGTTATAGTCAAAGTTTTGAGTGCATTATACCGGGTTCCTTATCAAAACATATTAGGTGATGCGGGGCTATATGCCTACCAACAAATCTACCCAATTGTGGCACTTGGAGTGATTCTATCGATGAATGCCATACCAAGTGCGGTAACCCAGACATTTGCATCGGACACACAACATGACCGTTATTCGAAACTTGTTGTGAGATTACAGCTAGTCGGAGTTTGTTTCTTTATCATTGTACTCTTGGCTGCTAAGTGGATTGCGATGTTAATGGGAGATATTCAGTTGACTCCGATGTTACGTGCAGCGAGTTTCAGTTTCTTACTCGTCGGGTTGCTCGGTGTGTATCGAGGGTATTATCAGTCTCAGCATGCCATGAATACCCCAGCTATTTCCCAGGTTATAGAACAATTCGTTCGCGTAGCTATCATTATGGGCGCAATAATAGGCTTCATGTCGCAACATTGGACTGTTTATACGGCAGGCACGGTGGCCATTACAGGTTCTGCGATTGGCTTTCTGGCTTCAACATTATTTCTTATGTTGCGAAAGCCTTTCAAGATAACTATGTATTCTAAACAAACATCAATTGAAGGGCGTAAATTTTTATTAGCCGTCGTGATTTTTGCAGTCAGTCAGTTGATAGTCATTTTATGGCAAGTTGTGGATAGTTTTACAGTAATACATGCGCTAAAGTTTTCAGGGTTAGATTTACATCAAGCTATGGCACAGAAAGGCGTATATGATAGAGGTGCTTCCTTTATTCAAATGGGGCTTATAGTAACTACCACATTTTGTTTTGTATTGATTCCTTTATTAACGGAAGCAATTAAATCAGGCGAATCGCATCTAGCCAATCACTATGCGAATACTTCTTTAAAGATTACAGTGACATTTAGTGTCGCTGCAGGCATCGGTTTAATCAACCTACTACCGGTGATGAACGCTGTGTTCTTCAAGCATGATAGTTTAACAGTTACGTTATCAGTTTATATGTTGACGGTAATTTGTGTATCATTAATTATGTTAGATATTGCATTACTCCAAGTGCGCGAACGTATTCGTCCTATTTTTATCGCCTTGGCCATCAGTATCATAGCTAAAACAATCTTAAACGTCGCTCTCATTCCATATATCGAGATGCTAGGTGGCAGTATGAGTACCGTCTTATCTTTAGTGATTTTCGTAACGATATTACATGTTTCAGTAGTGAAAATCTATCAATTCCAAGATATTGCTCTATTTGTCGCTAAACTGATAGGTATCATGGCCTTGTTAACAATAGCTGTTCAAGTTATGTTATTTATTATTCCAGCTACGGGGCGTTTAGGTGGTTTAATTGAATTGCTAATCGCTGCCATTGTTGGCGTACTCGTAGTCGTGTTTGCTATCGTAAAATTATCTCTATTAAAAAATGACGAATTAAAACACTTACCACTCGGTGACAAGCTTTATGAGTTGAAGAAAGGGAGACAATAA
- a CDS encoding MazG nucleotide pyrophosphohydrolase domain-containing protein produces the protein MPHQITIVGLGNHSLDDLPLGIYKFLTQHTHLYTRTLDHPVVESLQSEGLKFQSFDEVYEAHEDFEAVYENIVTQLIEAAHKEDVIYTVPGHPRVAETTTTKLELYAKQHSDVEVKVLGGKSFIDDVFEAVKVDPNDGFALLDATNIHEDQINIRNHTLITQVYSHLVAGDLKVTLMERFNDEHEVYIVSGAHHSGSQLIQLPLYELDRDDSVFNNLTSVFVPKAQSEKDYYSDFYYAASIMDRLVDDETGCPWDKVQTHESLKRYLLEETFELFEAIDNEDDWHMIEELGDVLLQVLLHASIGKKEGYFDINEIIHSFSDKMIRRHPHIFGEADAQNMEDLENIWSTAKAKEGKVERVKFEKVFAEHFLKLYDETKNMPLNETELKRKLERGGHETCD, from the coding sequence ATGCCACACCAAATTACAATTGTAGGATTAGGAAATCATAGCCTGGATGATTTACCTCTAGGTATTTATAAATTTTTAACACAACATACGCATCTGTATACAAGAACTTTAGATCATCCGGTTGTTGAATCATTGCAGTCAGAAGGCCTGAAGTTTCAAAGTTTTGATGAAGTATATGAAGCACATGAGGATTTTGAAGCAGTATATGAAAATATTGTGACGCAATTAATTGAAGCTGCCCATAAAGAAGACGTTATCTACACAGTACCTGGACATCCGCGTGTTGCTGAAACTACCACGACTAAATTAGAATTATATGCTAAGCAACATAGTGATGTTGAAGTTAAAGTACTAGGTGGGAAAAGTTTCATAGATGATGTGTTTGAAGCGGTAAAGGTAGATCCGAATGATGGGTTTGCACTGTTAGATGCGACCAATATTCATGAAGACCAAATCAACATTCGAAATCATACATTAATCACCCAAGTATATAGTCATTTAGTTGCTGGAGATTTAAAGGTTACACTCATGGAAAGATTTAATGACGAACATGAGGTCTACATTGTAAGTGGTGCACACCACAGTGGTAGTCAATTGATACAACTCCCTTTATATGAGTTAGATCGTGATGATAGTGTATTTAACAATCTTACAAGTGTCTTTGTCCCTAAAGCGCAATCAGAAAAAGATTACTACAGTGATTTTTATTATGCTGCCTCTATTATGGATCGCTTAGTTGATGACGAGACCGGATGTCCGTGGGATAAAGTACAGACACATGAATCATTGAAACGTTATTTGTTAGAAGAGACATTTGAACTATTTGAAGCTATTGATAACGAAGATGATTGGCATATGATTGAAGAACTAGGTGATGTGCTACTACAAGTTTTATTACATGCAAGTATCGGTAAAAAAGAAGGCTATTTTGATATCAACGAAATCATCCATAGCTTTTCAGATAAAATGATACGACGTCATCCTCACATTTTCGGAGAAGCTGATGCGCAGAACATGGAAGACTTGGAAAATATTTGGTCGACAGCTAAAGCTAAAGAAGGAAAGGTAGAGCGTGTGAAGTTTGAGAAAGTATTTGCAGAGCATTTCTTGAAGTTGTATGATGAAACAAAAAATATGCCCTTAAACGAAACAGAATTGAAGCGCAAATTAGAACGAGGAGGTCATGAAACATGCGACTAG
- a CDS encoding RNA-binding S4 domain-containing protein, giving the protein MRLDKYLKVSRLVKRRTLAKEISDQGRITVNGNVAKAGTDVQESDELVIRFGQKVITIKVTGLSEHATKENAKGMYELIKEEKVSEN; this is encoded by the coding sequence ATGCGACTAGATAAATATCTTAAAGTATCTAGATTAGTAAAACGTCGTACATTGGCAAAAGAAATCAGCGATCAAGGTCGCATTACAGTGAATGGTAACGTAGCCAAAGCAGGAACCGACGTTCAAGAATCGGACGAGTTAGTGATCCGCTTTGGACAAAAGGTTATTACGATTAAAGTCACTGGTTTAAGTGAACATGCTACAAAAGAAAATGCAAAAGGTATGTACGAACTAATCAAAGAAGAAAAGGTATCAGAAAATTAA